The following proteins come from a genomic window of Myroides odoratus DSM 2801:
- a CDS encoding heme ABC transporter ATP-binding protein — MIEALQVSFKAKDTFLINNIDFSCQNGEFIAVLGPNGAGKSTFLSLLADELHQPGNRILLKECEYPKWCKKTLPKHKAKFSQSFNTDIPLQVEDVVMMGRYPYFEHTPSEEDKKAIQHSMECIDVCPLQHREYNHLSGGEKQRVHLARVLSQLNNPIENKLLFLDEPLNNLDVLHQHKILDLIKEFTRQGNTAIVVIHDLNIAAQYADRILLLNKGEKVLYDTPEKVLTQETISQVYKFPCIVTKNPVNNAPLIIFGV; from the coding sequence ATGATTGAAGCACTTCAAGTTAGTTTTAAAGCAAAAGATACCTTTCTGATCAACAACATCGATTTTAGTTGTCAGAACGGGGAATTTATTGCTGTATTGGGGCCTAATGGTGCAGGTAAATCAACCTTTTTAAGTTTACTTGCTGATGAATTACATCAACCGGGTAATCGCATCTTATTGAAAGAATGTGAGTATCCGAAATGGTGCAAAAAGACATTGCCGAAACACAAAGCTAAATTCTCTCAATCATTTAACACTGATATTCCCCTACAAGTTGAAGATGTAGTGATGATGGGGCGATACCCCTATTTTGAACATACCCCTTCTGAAGAAGACAAGAAAGCAATCCAGCACAGCATGGAGTGTATTGATGTATGTCCGCTTCAACACAGGGAGTACAATCACTTGTCAGGAGGAGAAAAGCAACGCGTACATTTAGCACGTGTCTTATCTCAACTCAACAATCCCATAGAAAACAAATTGTTGTTTTTGGATGAGCCACTGAACAATTTAGATGTTTTACATCAACATAAAATTCTTGATCTGATCAAAGAATTTACTAGACAAGGAAATACAGCCATTGTTGTTATTCACGATTTAAATATTGCTGCGCAATATGCTGATCGAATCCTTTTACTCAACAAAGGAGAAAAGGTACTTTACGATACTCCTGAAAAGGTATTAACCCAAGAGACGATTTCTCAGGTTTATAAATTTCCGTGTATTGTAACAAAAAACCCAGTTAATAACGCTCCATTAATCATCTTTGGAGTATAA
- a CDS encoding FecCD family ABC transporter permease: protein MQKRLSFYLGTLSIVLVGMAAVSIFLGVYNFEDSSLNTIINLLFHPEKVNSSDQYVITHVRLPRIIMAVLAGGGLALSGTALQGMFKNPLASPDLIGITSGSVLFASITIVLGAFIKPFIPEFLHYSLLSIMSFIGAILTMSFVYKMSTVNGKTNISILLLSGVAITALSGSITGLLTFVSNDEELRNLTFWTLGSLAGATWTKIAILAVVIGVSLFYLLNLGKALNAMMLGEQDANHLGITVERIKKRIILFSALMVGTIVAFTGTIGFVGLVVPYILRLIFKSNYYFILPLSFLAGGILLLLADGVSRTLVPPTEVPIGILTAIMGAPVFIAILIKFKKSM from the coding sequence ATGCAAAAAAGACTCTCTTTTTATCTAGGCACCTTGAGTATTGTATTAGTGGGTATGGCAGCCGTGTCTATTTTTTTAGGAGTTTACAACTTTGAGGATAGTAGCCTAAACACCATAATTAATTTGCTTTTTCATCCCGAAAAAGTAAATTCAAGCGATCAATATGTCATTACACATGTGCGATTGCCTCGTATTATTATGGCCGTTTTAGCGGGTGGTGGTTTAGCGTTATCAGGTACTGCGTTACAAGGGATGTTCAAAAATCCCTTGGCATCGCCAGATTTAATAGGAATTACTTCTGGTTCGGTACTTTTTGCTTCCATAACCATCGTTTTAGGCGCCTTTATCAAACCGTTTATCCCTGAATTTCTCCACTATTCGCTTTTGAGTATCATGAGCTTTATTGGAGCTATTCTCACGATGAGTTTTGTCTATAAAATGTCCACAGTAAATGGCAAAACCAACATCAGCATCTTATTATTATCTGGGGTAGCTATTACAGCACTTTCAGGCTCTATAACTGGATTGCTGACTTTTGTTTCCAATGATGAAGAATTGAGAAACTTAACCTTCTGGACTTTAGGTAGTTTAGCTGGTGCAACGTGGACGAAAATAGCGATTTTAGCAGTTGTTATTGGGGTTTCTTTATTTTATTTACTTAACTTAGGCAAAGCATTAAATGCCATGATGTTAGGTGAACAAGACGCCAATCATCTGGGTATAACAGTAGAGCGCATCAAGAAAAGAATTATTCTGTTTTCTGCCTTAATGGTAGGAACCATCGTTGCTTTTACAGGAACAATCGGTTTTGTTGGCTTAGTAGTACCCTACATCTTGCGGTTAATCTTCAAGTCGAACTATTACTTTATTCTTCCTCTTTCTTTCCTAGCCGGAGGTATTTTACTGCTACTGGCAGATGGAGTAAGTCGAACATTAGTTCCGCCAACTGAAGTTCCTATTGGAATCTTGACTGCAATTATGGGAGCTCCTGTTTTCATTGCTATTTTAATTAAATTCAAAAAATCAATGTAA
- a CDS encoding heme/hemin ABC transporter substrate-binding protein, translated as MKRTALLVLLALSVVACKNSKEEKAVETTTTEVATSNERIVSLNGAITETLVDLGQRNNIVGVDVTSTYPADMNTTATQLEHVNKINIEALMALKPTLVYVAKKDLNDNLKKQLEDANIKLVIIDQDFSIEGTKTLIKDIAASLNVKDYEGLLAKIDQDQAQLKTFETKPKVLFIYARGAGNLFVAGDKTPMQNIIELAGGQNAVTGFDDFKPLTPEALLNSNPDYILMFDTGLQSMGGVEGVLKIESLNRTNAGKNKKIIAMDGLLLTGFTPRVGTAVTQLNQLLSE; from the coding sequence ATGAAAAGAACTGCCCTTTTAGTCCTACTCGCATTATCAGTTGTTGCGTGTAAAAACAGCAAAGAAGAGAAAGCTGTTGAGACAACTACCACAGAAGTAGCTACTTCAAACGAACGTATTGTTTCCTTAAATGGAGCAATTACAGAAACTTTAGTTGATTTAGGTCAACGAAATAATATCGTAGGAGTTGATGTTACAAGTACCTATCCAGCGGATATGAATACTACAGCTACCCAATTAGAGCACGTAAATAAAATTAATATTGAAGCTTTAATGGCGTTAAAACCAACCCTTGTTTACGTTGCTAAGAAGGATTTAAACGACAATTTGAAAAAGCAATTAGAAGATGCAAACATCAAATTAGTTATCATTGACCAAGATTTTTCAATTGAAGGAACAAAAACGTTAATTAAAGACATCGCAGCTTCTTTAAACGTGAAAGACTATGAGGGGTTATTGGCTAAGATTGACCAAGATCAAGCGCAGTTAAAAACCTTTGAAACTAAACCTAAAGTTCTTTTCATTTATGCAAGAGGTGCTGGTAACTTATTTGTAGCTGGGGATAAAACGCCAATGCAAAATATCATCGAATTAGCAGGAGGACAAAATGCAGTAACAGGATTTGACGATTTCAAACCCCTTACTCCAGAAGCTTTATTAAACAGCAACCCTGACTATATCTTGATGTTTGACACAGGATTACAAAGCATGGGTGGTGTAGAAGGTGTTTTAAAAATTGAAAGTTTAAACCGCACAAATGCCGGAAAAAACAAAAAAATAATCGCAATGGATGGGTTGTTGTTAACGGGATTCACTCCTAGAGTTGGAACTGCAGTTACACAATTAAATCAATTGTTATCAGAATAA